DNA sequence from the Pelecanus crispus isolate bPelCri1 chromosome 4, bPelCri1.pri, whole genome shotgun sequence genome:
CACATGTGTCtcctcttaaaaataatttctcataaTGTAGAAAGAAACCTGTAAAAAGTGTGCATTGCTGCATACATTGGCACCATGTAAATAGGCTGCTCCTGTTAGTATGTCTGGACTGTTTGCATACTGAAACAAGGAGTTCTTAAATGTTGTTTGCAGGTCCGTCTGATGTGTAACTTTAagcttatatttaaaaaaatataccaCAATGTCCTTAAAGATTTGTGCTTTTAATAAATCCTTTCATAAAATACTACACCATGACACAGACATAAAACTTACTCTGATATGGCAGAAACTGTTAGCTGCAATCATAGCTACTATCAGTTTGTACACGTTTATAAATATGACTGATACTAACTTTGAACACAACAGGACCTATAATGTAAAGACTGTACTAGTTTCTCTAACAAGCTCCAATTAGACTGATGCAGTGAGCTCCTCAAGCCAAATCTGCTTTCAGACACCTTCAAAGTTACTCCTTTCTTTGTTAGACCACAAGACCTGGATTTTCTTGAAGCAGAAGagctatcttttttttcaaaagaaaacaatttggaAGAAGTGATACATTTGTTGAAACAAACCTCCATCACAGATGTTTGCTCTGTGTATAGAATAGGTAAGTATGAGTTTTACTCCTTTTTACTGCACAAGATACACGTGCTGTTCCTATATCCCTGttataactgatttttttttctatttcaatgAGATTCCAGTCTTTACACCTACTTTGAAATATCTTGGTATTCAGTTTGATCATAGATATGGCATGTAAAAACCCTTTATATCATCTTTGCTATTTTCCTGCTGACGCAAGACTCTTCCCAGCAGAGTGTTTGCAAACCTTCTtttgtcctatttttttttttagtgaattAAACAGCAGGGTTTTAAAAACTCTGTTATTGACCTGATCAGATCTTCAAGCTTTCAAATGTCAGAGTGCTGCATTATAAAAAGCAGTATGTTCACCCAAATACTGCTGGCTTTTCATTCATGTTGGGGAAGTTGGCAGAATAATTATTGACAGCTAATGCAAACATACACCTCTTTGTGCTTGATTTAACTTTCAAAGGTATAGAAAAATAGCAAAGTCTATTCATACAAactaaaaatatacttttagCTACATCATCTCTGATATAGCTGTTATTTCTCTAAGTGCTCATGTTTTACATAAACTAATTGGGATAATTGGGGTTTCACCTTTACAGGTTTAGTGTAAGACAGTGTAATATAGTTGTCTTGTTGAACTGAACAGGAGCAGCAATTTCTTATCCCACCACAGGCTGTTCTGTGGCAATGTGTATGCTTGTCAAAAATCTAACAAAGTTCTATCTCCATTAGTTGCGTCCTAAGAGACAGGCCCATAGGCTCCAATCTGAAAGGAGCCTGTGTGTAGATTTGACTCGGGTGCATTGGTTTAATTCTGCAAAtcagtgtctgtgtgtgtgaacaATAACTAAGGCATGTCAGACCTGAGCTGCAAAATGCAACTCGTGTCAATGTGCAAAATGACTCCACATATTACCTTCCTTGCTCAAATGAAAAGCATGGGAACAAAAGCTCAGACCTCTATTAGTTACTAAAACAATCTCATGGGCTTAATGGACATACTGCTGTTTTTCCCTGTTGACCATTTTTCACCACATCTCATCTTCTCCCTAATCTTTACAAATGCCAACTTCTTTTTACATCTTCTCAGCTAATGGTACTATCTTtaccacttttttcctcttaaactGCACAATCAATCAATCAAACTTGACTTACCCAGAGCAAGCGTTTTCAATATTCACTTGATGTTTTGTTGTGTGAACTGAGTAAATGGGTTTTCGATTCCTTCCATCTACATCAGTCTAATGAGAAGTATTTACTTATGAGCGCTTCCCCCATTAGATATTCAGAGCAGGAAGTTATGACTATTGTAAACATCTGTGGCATCTGTCCACCAAAgtcaggaaagcatttaaagaaaggAGATCCCAAAGTAAACAGTCAGTGAGAGGTCATTCTTAAAGGCTAGTAAAATAGCTTTCCATCAGTTAAACAGTTCTGTGAGCCTCTGCTTTTAGATATATCCTTCATACACTCAGTACCACTTACATTGCCTCTAGGGTATGAAAGACAGTGAGTATAATCCTGAAATGCAGCATGGCAACTGAAATACCTTGAGAAATATCTTCTATACAAAGTAGTAATTCTTAAAGGTTCTACAAATGTGCTAtgttaaacatttaaaactagATTGATAGCAAGTGTTTCTACAGAATTTAAAGATacaccttttaaaagaaaagatagaTACAGGGATTTTTCATCTGCATGCTATTGGAATAGCCACAAAGTCTGACACTTATCTACACAACCTACCCTAAATAATTATTCCCCTATCCCGGGAGTGATGCTAAAACTTATTTCAGTAATATTAAGGGCTTTTTCTTACCTCTTTAGGGGTGGGTTGTGGAGAATGATTGTATCTACATTGCCACTTGTATTTTAATGCAGCAGTGATACATCCCTCATGCAGAACAGGTTGGCTTTAATTCTAACTGCCATATGCAGCTGCCTCCCCACCTTACTGAGCAGTGGTAGGTGTATGATGATAACCATGTAGAAAGCAGTGAATTGTATCAGCAGGAGGGTAAGTCCCTAGTATCTGTTAGTTTTGGGTCAGACTTAGAAATTTGTCTTCTAAATTTCCAGGACATATCCAATTTTTCTTACATAAAGAATTCTGAACTAAAAAATAGCCTTATTTTAggatatttaaaactgaaaaataagatacCATAAGAACTAAGATACCATAACtaacatgcctttttttttttctttcttacagacCAATTAGAAGAACCAGAATGTGGTAATACTTCATATGCATAcaatttttacataaaattaatgTGACTTTTGATATTTTTGGTATCTTTgccagcttttctctttctaatgTCTCTTCACATTCTAACTTACTTCTCTCATTGTTTGCTTTCCTAGGTTTGCTGTAACTGCTAGGTTTTGCTGTAAGACATTGTGGGTTTTCACTAATATCAGATGTCTGTCTTGGACTTTGCTATCCCATTGCAAACTGTATGACttatttttactgctgtgaCACACCCACATGCACCACCCCTGCCTCCCCTATGTTGTTTGACAGGGCAAAATACTGTTTATGGGGCACCTGGCAAGTGCTGACTTTGAATTCCAGCAGATTTTCCATCTGCTAGAAAACTTCATCCCATAATTATATTTCCCAAAGGAGATATTTTGATGAGGATGCAGAATTATTTCCCTTCAGCATTTAGTTGCTAAGCTGTCACTATCATTATTCGTATTGTActacatttttctaaataccAAGTTTCATATTTATGATTCTGCTAAACAGTTTCAGAAATTATATTCTAAGGAAACTGAGCTCTAAATTTGCAACTTCTATAAGCTCCTGTTGATATGCAGCTGTAAGCTTTACACTGACTGTGCCTGCAAACTACATCCCTAGTCCCTGCCCTATTACCTTGGCTGGATAACAGCGGGAGGACTAAAGAAGTGGTGGcatgtctgtttttttttttttttttttttttaaatattcaacaGTGTCAGTACTAGGAGAATTTAGATCAATAACCACATCAATCATCACAAACTTGGTAATTTCGAGAAAGTTAATCTGTGCCAGCAGAGAATCAGGGTTGGTATTTGATTGAAAGAAGAAACCTTATTACACATTACACAGGCATGGCTGGCCAGACAGAGATAACATGGACAGGGGAACAGGACCTTTGCAGGCACCTCACAGCACCCACATGACACTTCAACAATTCAAATAGCTCAGTCTTActcttcccctgcctccagctAACCTACCTTAGCTTTCCATCAGGACATAGGCATACCCTTACTCAACTCACATGCATGCTCAAAGTCACAGCTCCCCTAGACCTTAAGTCCATCCAGTATCCATGCCCAGACCTTGGGCCCTGTATTCAGCCTCCAGTTCAGACCTTGGGTCTTTCCAGATTCTGGTCTTCTCCTGCTTACCAGCTAGTCTGAAATGTAATTCATTGCCAGATCTCTCTCGCTCATGTATATACGGAAAGAACAGAGAATATACAGTCAGAGTATACTTCTTGAGTATACACTCGGACATAAACCAGTTTGAATTAACGCTGGACTTCAGTTAGATTGGTGTTGGATCAGGTACAGGGCCTGGCTAGGCAAGCGTACTGATCAGCAACCTGCTTACATGTGGCAAGTCCTGTTTATCCCCACTCCTCCAGTCTCCCACACTTGTTCCTCCCTGATCCTTCTTGATCTCTCTTTCCCCACCTCTGGCTTGTCTCCTAGACATACTGTTAAGAAAGTGCAGTATGTTTACATAATATTTTCCTAACAGCATCTTCTACTGATAAATGTTTTTGTTGGTCTATCAAAGAtctctgtgtgcatgcacatatgAAGTTGTgatctgtaatttatttttgaatttCAGAAATTCAATGTTCACACTCTAGCACAGGATCCACTAGCAAGAATGGCAAGATAGAAGAATTCCTGAAGAACTTCAAGAATTTGGAGGCCACTCAGGCAGAAGAGCCAACTACTGAAGTAAAAGATTCTGCTAGCTCTCCAAGTATAGAAATCTTTCCTCCACCTGAAAGACCTTGCTTCCACATAAGTCAAGATGATGTTCAAGCATCTGACATCTTTGAGTCATTGTTACTCTTCTTAAATAGGAAAGAGTATGAGAGAAACTTCAAAAGCCTGTATGATTTCTCTTACACATTTATCAATAGCATGTTTTATGGATTTTCAGAAGAAGAAGAACTGGTTAGCTTTTTTAGACTAGCAAGGGAATCGGCAAAGAAATCTGGTATGTCCTGGGCACTAGCAAGGCTATGCTTTCTCTTAGGCAGGCTCAGTGTTAAAAAGTTGAAGTTTTCCCAAGCTCGGGTGTATTTTGAGGAAGCGTTGGGAGCAGTAGCTGGAGGGTTTAGTGATTTGTACTTTGTAATTGCTCTTTATACAAATCTAACAGTCATCTACTTGAcacagaagaacaaagaaaaatgtgctcATGTTTTTGACAAGGCTACATCTCTTCTCATGGGAATTCCCAACTACATTTCCAGTGCTGACCTGGAGTCAGATATTCTAAAGTATGCTCTGAAGAGGACAATTTTGAGCCAGAACAAACATGCAGAGGCAAGGGCATGCTTTCTACTGGCAAAACATTACAATGCACGCAAACAGCATGAAGAGGCACTACCATTCTTGGAAAGGTTTCAACTGTTGCTTAATGACTTGGGTTTACAAAACAGCTTATCAAACAACTGTTATTTCAAACTAGCGGAGTCCTACAATGAAAAGTGTTTACCGCACATTGTATTAAGTTGCATAAAGGTCGCCTCTTCCCAGAGTTCCAGTACTTTAATGGATTCCTTGAAAAGGATTGATTTAGTCATCAGAAATGCTCCCAAGCTCTATGGCCTGAGAAAACTCAGACAAATACTCCCATCCCAAATTGCACCTTACCTCATACAAGCACTTTCCTCTGTGTTTACTAATGAGCACCAAGGACTATGCAGCACTATCTATCTTAGCTTAGCAAAACTGTACAGCCACCACAAACGGTATGGAAAAGCCATTGTTTACATGATGAAAGCACTGGACTCTGATGTTTCTGCTAAGCCAGAGGAAACTATTAACCATTTGGTTTCACTTGCTTGGCTATACATTCTTTACAGGCAATACGATGTGGCCTTAgccattttaaatgctgttgtAGACTCTTCATGGAGCAATCCTCAACAACAAGGCATCGCTTATAATATGCTTGctattgctttgaaaagaacaaGCAATACAAAAGAAGCTGCTGAGAGCTACCACAAAGCATTGCGTCTCTCAGAAGAGACCAATATGACCCATAACCAAGCTATAGCCCTAGCTAATTTTGGGACACTCTGCCTGCATGCAGCAGCCAGCAAGCTGGCAGAACATTATTATATCAGGGCAGTGAAGCTATTCTCCAAACTTCCAAGTATGGACTGTGGCCAAGACTTTATCCAAGTCCTCCTTCAGTTGGGATGTTACTATGTTGGTGGAActcaaagagaaaagggaaggttTTATTATGAATGGGCTTTTTTAGTTGCAATGGAGACAAGTCATCTGGAAAGtaagtacatatttttttctctcaaagttATGAAATACACCCTGTTTGGGAATGTTTGTTATATAGGTATGTTATAGTTGTTCCTAGGTATGTTATAGTTGTTCCTTAAACAACACTTTATGTCCAATTATGATAGCTATCAAAGGGATTGAAATTTTTGCTCTGTCCCATAATGGtggagaaataaatacatgttgCCTTGCACTTCTGGTTGTACTTAGGTTTGTCAGAAAAgatagagaaaacaaaatgttaagaaaaaatcAAGTAACTTAATTAGTAAAAAGTCTAGAGATTTCTATGTTCAATAATATTTACAATAGTTATGATATTGGTAGTACAAACAGTGCCAGACTTGAGTTTAAAAGTATGAAAGCAACAGTAATCTGGATTACTTTGCATAAAATAGTTGTATTTAGAAGACCCatgctttatttattcttgCTATGATTGAGGCAGCTTATGCAGGTAAGGTgacttctattttattttggagatCAAGTTTGACGTAACCTCTCTGTTAACTTTGGGGGTGAAGAAACTGGCAATGGAATCTTCTTGTTATGGCTTTTATATTGTTGTTCATTTACTGGGCTGAATATGTGAAAAAGTaagaatgaattattttaaaactaattcaactttcattttaaaatagagatTCCATAGCATTTCCAATCTATTCCCCTAGGTCAACTACAAGCAATTAAACTGCTGTGTCAGTTCTATAGTACAGTTGTTCCCAATGAAGCTCAGTGTGTCATCTACAATGAATATCAACTATCTTTGGCTAGAAAGATGTCCAACAAAGTTCTGGAGGGGCAAATTTTGGAAACCATTAGTCAGCTCTATTTGTCTTTAGGAACAGAAAGGTAAGACATGCTGAATGACTTTGCTATTATTCTGATTGTATCTTTTCTGTCATGCTAAAGGATCTGAATTTTTCCAGTagctgaatcatagaatcatagaatgctttgggttggaaggaacctttaaaggtcatctagtccaaccccctgcaatgagcagggacatcttcaattggatcaggttgctcagagccctgtccaacccgaccttgaacgtttccaggcatggggcatctATAACTGCTCAGGGCAACCTGTTCCcatgtttcaccaccctcattgtaaaagaagtttcttccttttgtctcGTCTAAATCTACTATcttctagtttaaaaccattgctccttgtcctgttgcaacaggccctgctaaaaagtctgtccccatctttgtTGTAAGtcctcctttaagtactgaaaggctgcaataaggtctccccgcagccttctcttctccaggctgcacgaccccaactctctcagcctgtccctgtaggagaggtgctccagccctcagatcattttggtggccctcctctggacctgcccCAACAGgtcaatgtctttcctgtgctgaaggCTCCACAGCTGGATATGACCTGAATAtgactgggttttttccactcTGTTTTGCAAATACACTTGATTAGATTTAAAGGGTCCAGTGCTAGTAGAGATgtctcttggtttttttaagtaactgtCATCTCTCAAGGGAGACAAGATGTTCGGCAGGGATTAGCACCACTTCAAGagccaaattattttaaaaatctatgtaAATACGCTTAAAAAGCATTATATGTTATGCAACTCTTGAGGAGTGCTATAGCTCTAGGATTATTGCTGGCAGATGACTTGTTTGCAATGATAGATTTTTACAAGACAATTTTTCCATTAGAAGCCAAGTGACATATTCCAGACAGGTCATACATCAAATTGTCTCTGTGTAAGTTTCCTCTTtgaggaaatgcttttttcaaaACTTATATAAGCACAAATCCTATGTGCAAAACTGCATAGTGTCAGTCTCCAGCAATTTCTATTTCTGCTCTTATTTTCAGAATACcaattttttgctttgctttattgaAAAAACAGAATGCACAAGTCAATTTATAGTAACTAACAGGTGCTGGGGAAACTTACATGTTTCTCTAGACAacttttaaagtgcttttaagGCAGCtttgatcccccccccccccccccccccccccttactGTATCTCACTTCAGGGAGTCACTTTAGATTCAGGTATTTTCAAGCATGCCTCAGTAAGgatagaaaaaatattcttatttgtGGAAAGAGAGTAGATGCTTATTTTAGCTTTAAATAGCTGCAGCCCAAGCATCTAACTTTCCTAATGTGTCGcctaatttattttgctttgttcacTGCTGTTTAATGAGATAGTTGGTGAAAATCCTTTCAAGAGGCTGAAGACAAAGGACTTGGTTAAGATTTTGAACTACCTGGAATTTGCAGAAGGATTTGACtagctggagaagctgctgtTTTGTGTGCCTGTAGTGCATGGAATTtatcatagattcatagaatatctcaggttggaagggacccataaggatcgTCAAGtcccactccctgctccttgcctAGAAGCCTGGCTCCCAAGTAATGTTGGCTGTGTAACCTCAGCAGACTACTGGATAATAGCATGTACTCAATATGGTATTAGACCATAGTATCACAGTATTCTGTGAATATGTGTCTATGATGAAGTAATGAAAACAGTAATGTCCTTGATGTCATAACCTCCATTGTAAATTACTGCGGCCACACCAGGGGACTCAACCTGACCCATTCCAACTGCCGTGCTGGGTTTTAGATTAGTATATGCTTCTGTCTGCTGTAAAAGCAAAAACTCCAAAGGAGGGATGGAAGTGGCATTCAGTAATTGGGCTGAGTTGGACTACTTTACCTTGCCTTTCCTCATGTTAGCAGCTTGTTAGCAAAGAAAAGACAACTGAAATATCAGGCTTGTTCAGTGGATCTTTACTTCCTCTCATGAGTATAAAAGGAGTGACAGGTCTCTTCAATTTCTGTAAGAATCAGGAAGtggtaaaaacatttcttttccttcagatgAGATACCATGTTGAGACAGAACTGAAGTCTTGATAGTGTGAAATACTAAGGAGCATATTACTTAGATTTGTTTCGCATCTTTTTGGAGGTCTAAGTAGGCTGTTCTAAAGACGCACTGTGTAAAGACTCACTGTAACTGCACAGTCCATGGTGTATTTTAATATGTTTGTGTCCTGTGCTTGGAGGAAAATGCACCAGGTCCAGGTGGTGGGAGTCTATCACAAGACAGATAGAGAAGGATTTAATAAGAAAGTCTGGGGCTTCTATGTCTGGTATAAAGCACTGTAAGCTCAACCAATCTGACAGGTCTTTCTAATGAAAAGATGACTATTCTTCTGAGGGCGCAGTGCCCTTACActtaaagaaaatgtcactgcCCACTGATCTGATAATTTAAGTGCCTCTAGAAGTCTTAACTGTCCCCCTCCAAGATTTTCTACAAACTCTGATTAGTCTGAATTGTGCTTAAGTCTGAGGCCTAGgtgatatttagaaaaatatttacagacacCATTTCTTTCTGAGGTTTCTGGGAAAAAGCCATAAATGAT
Encoded proteins:
- the SH3TC1 gene encoding SH3 domain and tetratricopeptide repeat-containing protein 1, whose product is MESSAVADSTSVLSAKAIIPSLEGKQDRSLERKEMEQGRCRSDWKHAEANAAISTVRDGVRTDMSQEPMECSQSEKCTNVSSRTLPSQAENFPTDISLKLTMVRRKSGCPDHRLQRQLRGQLRLLENDSKEVMAVFSELSARLLSIHSDQDLIVVTFKTFEEIWKFLTYHSLGFINHCMENLFLDQSFWLYSQEEEETGIEVCINEKSLNLMYRSMLVQEGAFFVFCPDNLIRKIMATDNEINTYFETGAFTEDVTVESVDGNMTVQSNASPEPLIPFHQWFLKGYSDPIDFAYKTESKSIRKVGKKLHSNISTAIGSCLAVISYESIVLEEMSFQEGDKIEILGYFIECMEWFLGRHVFTGQVGFVKTNHVKLDLPKNKPQDLDFLEAEELSFFSKENNLEEVIHLLKQTSITDVCSVYRIDQLEEPECEIQCSHSSTGSTSKNGKIEEFLKNFKNLEATQAEEPTTEVKDSASSPSIEIFPPPERPCFHISQDDVQASDIFESLLLFLNRKEYERNFKSLYDFSYTFINSMFYGFSEEEELVSFFRLARESAKKSGMSWALARLCFLLGRLSVKKLKFSQARVYFEEALGAVAGGFSDLYFVIALYTNLTVIYLTQKNKEKCAHVFDKATSLLMGIPNYISSADLESDILKYALKRTILSQNKHAEARACFLLAKHYNARKQHEEALPFLERFQLLLNDLGLQNSLSNNCYFKLAESYNEKCLPHIVLSCIKVASSQSSSTLMDSLKRIDLVIRNAPKLYGLRKLRQILPSQIAPYLIQALSSVFTNEHQGLCSTIYLSLAKLYSHHKRYGKAIVYMMKALDSDVSAKPEETINHLVSLAWLYILYRQYDVALAILNAVVDSSWSNPQQQGIAYNMLAIALKRTSNTKEAAESYHKALRLSEETNMTHNQAIALANFGTLCLHAAASKLAEHYYIRAVKLFSKLPSMDCGQDFIQVLLQLGCYYVGGTQREKGRFYYEWAFLVAMETSHLESQLQAIKLLCQFYSTVVPNEAQCVIYNEYQLSLARKMSNKVLEGQILETISQLYLSLGTERAYRSALEYTKRSLGIFIDLQKKEKEAYAWLQAGKIYYILRQNELVDLYIQVAQNAALYTGDPNLGMELFEAAGDIFFNGTWEKEKAVTFYKDRALPLAVKTGNKNTELRLCNKLVELLVNLKVYEESLEYARASLMLSVSLGNQLNERIAYHRLAAIHHHLGHCELAEHFYLKALSLCSSPLEFEEETLYYVKVYLILGDIIFYDLKDPFDAAGYYHLALAAAMDLGNKKAQLKIYTRLAIIYHNFLVDREMSLFFYQKARTFATELNVRRINLAPDRCYKSS